ATCTTGCAGATGatacatttcaattttcaacatccCGTTATCGTTGTATTTAGCGGGATTAGTAAATACCCGAGATACAGTGTGACTCAGTTTTTTATTCTGTAACCAGCGCTCTATGAAAATGGAGTTCGAGtcacttattattataatatcgcAATTGCTCTTGTGCAATCTTTCCAACAGATCCTCCATCCCAGTTACCGCAGGTATATTGTCTATAGCGTCATTTATTTGTGTCTCATTAATGCAATTTGCATGAAGAAGTTCGAAGATTCTCTGCATGTATGCGGTCCATCCATCCGATCGATACATGCCTCTCACTGATTCTGGTAATTTTTCTTCGGGCAGTAGCTTCCGGACTACAATATCCGTATTGTCATCCACGATTGTATGGTCAAAGTCAAACGCGACTAGGAATGGTCGAGACATCTGTTGAAAATGTTGTTAAATCAGGTacgatggaaagaaaaaaatttatagtcaCCCTTATTTTTCTACCATGCATAAGTTAtgcagtaataaataaaaattatttccatttgACGAATCTAccaatactttttttaaattttcatcaataatatcaatttttgcactGTTGtgtgaaagggaaaaaaagttgTGCATCGTTTCACATGCTCGGTCTGGTACAAACTTAGAGTAAGCACAGCATTGAAAAACTTTATGAACACCCACCGTTGAGAAAACCCTTTTGAAGTAAATAATTGCCTTATTTATGTGTAATTGACTTCGGTTCATGAAGATCAACAATCAGGCGAAAATATCATCACAGATAAATGCAACGAACTGTCCGATACAAGGGTTTGACGAATACTGAACCTTCAGCTTGACATTCGTGTGACAGTTCGCaaacatttttgaggttattgTATGCGACCAGCATCAGCGCCATCTGTGCGTTGCTCGGCGAGTTATAATTAAaaggatgatgaaaaataataaaagcaaCCTTACGTCGTCACTTTGCAACTGTATCTGACGCGCAGTAAActcgttattattttgttcTCTTTTGTTTCAGTCATGTGTGCAATTTGATACCTTGtacgattattaaaaatactaTATTTGATCACCTACACCGTGAAGTATCTCGCACACACATCACACACGCACAGCGGAGCTGTAACGTTGATTGAACCACAGGATTGAACAAAGAATTGCACTTTTTGACAGTGACAGGCTTAGGGCTAAAGTCGAACCACGAGTCGTTCGATTTTTGGGAGTTTAGAGGTGTGATTTGGTTTTTGGTGCCAACCTTTCGCTTGAAACGACAAACTCTAATTGGGGCCATTTTGAGGGTAGATATAATAAGATGGACCAAGAAGTCTTGACAACGCTCAAATTGCTAATGATAGGTGAAACTAACGTAGGAAAGTCTAGGTAGGTATCGCATTTATTGCCTAATTATGCTACTCCGACTCCGCAAATTCTAACCTCTGATCAGtccataataattaattattgttcaaTCTGCATAAATCAACTAATATTTGTATCGCGTCAGTAAGTTTTCGTTAGAAAAGCAATTGGCATttggttattttatttttattttttaagtaaGTTTCAGAACTCGTGTTATCTTGTGTTTTCTTGAATTACACCGTTGTACTGATTTCAGTATATTACTCCGATTTACCGAGGATGAGTTCAACGAAAACATGCAGAGCACAGTTGGTATGGATTATAAAACTAAACAGATTACCATCGACGGCAATACGGTGAAACTCGCAATTTGGGTACGACAACTACTTCCTGAAATTATTGCATAATCAGATGCCAACAGACTCAACTAcatgtaaattaattatttgtctAGGATACGGCTGGCCAGGAACGTTTTCGTACATTAACGCCAAGTTACTACAGAGACGGGCAAGGTGCAATTCTGATGTTCGATGTAACGGACAGGCATACTTTTACAAAGCTTGAAACGTGGTTAAACGAGCTCAACACTTACTGCAATAAAATAGATATTGTGAAAATGGTTGTGGGGAACAAAAATGACTTGCCCAACAGGGAAGTGAGCATGGAGGAGGGCTTGGAATTTGCACGGCGACACCAAACTTTGTACATTGAAAGTAGTGCAAAAACTGCAGACGGAGTAAGGTGCTGTTTTGAAGAACTCGTTGAAAAGGTAGTATGAATTGCTTCACGTCGATAGTTTTGAGCTTGCTACTCTGCTGATTTTTTAATCTATGATAAAGAATTACTCCATTagttgaatatatatgtatgatgtTGCCTTAACAGATAATACAAACTCCTGGACTATGGGAAGCTAATTCAACAAGAATGTACGGTGCCGATAGCTTAGGCGGAACAAGGAATCGCCTGGGTAAAAGAGGAGTTCAATTGACAGACGATTATGAACCACAAAATCCTTACTCAAACTGCTATTGCAGTTTAGTCTAGCAAAACGTCACAAGTttcgaattaattttacaCACCAATCACTGAAAATTAGGTACACTGGAATCAGCTTGTGGTATagcgaaaacgaaaaattatattgtaatattgtCTTCTTTGGCTAATTTCTATTGACCTTAGTTTGTAAGATAACCAATCTGGAATCCGAAGAGATTCTTTAAAGATTTCCATATGTGAAATAGTCTGGAGTAATGTAAATATATCTGTGGTGCATATGATGTGGAGAACGTTTTAGCAATTGATACTTATTCATGAAAGATCTAATCTTACGACCACATAATTCGATTATCTGCATATTAGTTCCTTgattatgaaaattgatgcatccttattcttaaaatttattgtatgctattttttaattcggtTTATTTTACAACCGTCAACAGTAACAAAAATACTTGGATTTATAAGTACACCCTATTCTTTCGCTAATTTTTCAGCTGTTTTTGTAATCTTAGTACTCCTTATGTTAAGAATTTAAAGGTTCACATGCTTGGCCTTTTAGTTTCTGGTCTGTCATATAATAattacttcaaatttcttaAGTAAAtgtcgaaataatttttcatccctaaattttttataaaacttgtCAACTTGTAAAGAgcatatttatttgtaaataaaagagCCTTTCACTAATCGTAGACTTCTCATGTTTTTACATAAATCAAAAGGTATTGTACTTGATGTTGTAACGTTTTGACGAGGTAAATACATTGACTAGAGGATTGAAAGCAGCAAATTGGTACGCTTTCACAATTGCTCTATGGTAATAAAAGATTTTCTACTTGGTagtatcgaattttgaacataGTAGGCTTAGTCATTAATCAGTGAGTTATTTGACATTTCACAACTGATATCCTGACGTATTGCTATGACTAATGTGGAATATGAAGGAAAACTGTTCAAAGTATCGGAGAAACTATCAACCCATGGCTCAAAATATGATTACAGTCCTGTATCTAGTGATTGTATGGCATGCGCCGTACGTGTGACAAGTCGAAGACATAAAGAATTAGAAGAACAGgtgacagaattttttacatcctGCGAAAAGTATAATCTTCGGTGAATTATCTTGGTTGATTTTTAGAAAAGCGTTGTTGTTTGTGGACCTTTTCCAAGCAGCGAAGATGTATGTCACTTGCCTAAGACTCTTGCTAAAGAGAAATACCGAAGAGCTCAGTTGCACGTAGTAACCACTAATCAAAGGGTCAAGGTTTTCGGCAAGTGGACTGAGGAAAAATTATTGGCAGTATTGACCGATCGATTATTGCAAAGAGCTGCCAGTCAGCCTCCGAAaccttatgaaaaaattcccccactaaaaattaagcaattttctgctggcATACCTTACAGTCCGATTGTCCATAGGGGCATATATAGCAAGAATATTTTGGGACGATTGTATCGCAGCGGTATGacgtaaaaaatgattaagaaaaataatacaatataatatacattgcATCTTCTAATAGAAACGATTATTGGTCATCTTTTAAGGTGCGTCAGAATCGCTTGTTATAAGAGCAATGAAGTTTGGTTTAAGACATCTTAAGCCAGAGGATCTGAATTACTTCATCGAGTTTGGAGTATCCATCCAAGCTTTACGATCGCATAAACTCTGGAATGAATTGACAGACGAATCTTTAGCTACATCTCTAAGAACTATGGGTTTTGATGAAAAAGctagcagaaaaataatattgaacgGCATGCTGGCACAAAGCGAAATGTGTCTAATGCAATTAATGCTCGCGGGCGTTGATGTTCCTGGAATTCTTAATTGGCAAGGAGAGAAGATTGACGTAGGTGCTCGAATGATAAAATTCTTAAGAAATTTAGGAATTCCAGAGGATGTGCTGCAACTGATTGTTCAGAAAGGAATTGATGAAGAGACTATGGAGATGTTGAAGGATTTGGGGTACATGgaaacagaagaagaagaaaacgtgGGAATGCATGAGGTCAGAAATCATAACGAATGTAGCTATgcatagaaaatataaaaaattaaatgtatgCAGATGTTATTATCATCCATCTTACTACATACTGCTCCAAGTTTTTACAACGTACATTTTCAATGCAGGTAATCATTTGCGAATGCGATTTGACTGTCTTGGAGTCAGAAATTAGTTCAGTAAATTCGCCACACTCTAATACTAACAGCTTCAAGAGTTTAATTCCAAAATCCGGTAGTAGCGAAGCAGATTTTGAAGCCGGAGATACTTGCGTATGTTCTCATGATATAAATAGTTCAACTATGTCAAATTCAACGTCGAGTCAACAGACTCTAGTATATTGCAAAAATGTGCACATAACACCAAAAACGCTAACAAGCTCAGAACTTGTCACCGAACGAAATGAGTACTTAAGGTAAACATTTGCGAGGTCTTTTGTCTACTTTCATAcctacaatttttgaaattattttacaggcGAACAGTAGTGGCACCATTAGCTTGGGCAATGAGCAGAGCGTTACAGTATAGACCATCTGATCCAAATCATTACATAGCGTGTCAACTGCTGCGTTGGAGATATGGGAATGTTTCTAAAACGGAAATGAAGACTGTAGAGGACTACGTAATTGCTAGAACAATCGAGAtggacaaaaaattaatggttttcaaattgttttgaaaaattcggaatAGTCTTAAAAATTCACCTTCAATTTTGTTCATGAGAGTAACATTACTTTTAAGGAACAAAaacggaaagaagaagaagagttgATGGCCAAACATAATTTGGAAGCCTTACAAAATATCCCTTGCTCTCCATGCTGGCAAAATCAACAAATTCACCGTATTAAAGAGCGGTGTTGgaaatgtattaaaaaatgggTACCTAACTACGAGACATGCGAGTTGCCTGAGATTTGTAGCTCGTGTAAAATCGACTTGTCTGAAATTTCCAATTCTGACACGACGACAAGCAGTACTGGCAATAATTCAGATACACAAAGTGCTGTACAAGCTCAGGAAGTAACGATTTCAGAGAATAAAAGTATCACATTAGACGATCAGTACCGTTGTACACAAAACTTGGACTTGTCAAGTTATAACAGGTCAgtggaatataaaaatatctctTAGGAATGCTGTGTCTCTGTTTTCCCCAACAGAGTTGTATTATAGTTTTTAATGAGACatgctttttcttttaaaatagAGTTGTCGAACTGTATGGAGAATCATTGAATTCAGATTCTTATGAGGAAAATATGCAGATAATTTCAAGCACGTCTGAACCATAAGCCTTACAGCGTGAAAACTGTATGTGCAATGTCaagtattttataaatattttcatgtttgTAAAATTACCAATTTCTCTTGCTTTAAATTACACATTTAAAATATATGACTAATACGATCAGATATATGAAGATAAATTCGTCTCTATGAAAGAATAGCGATATTAATACATGCTACACGTATTGATTGGATGAACATTTTTCTACTTTGTTGATTATTCAACTTATGATGATAATCtaatgaatagaaaaacaatctttgcaaaatattataactGAATtagattcgaaaaatattgaattgatgAGAAAATTCATGTGGACAGAGCGATCATAGAAAATTCGTTTATTTGGTAATCAGAATCGTACAATTGTTATACAACAGTTGATCATAATATTTGAGTACTAAGATTCCATCACACATACAAAATCAGATAAgatgaacaaatttaaaacatcgcgaatagaaaaatataataacacaCTGGCGGTGATTGAATTCtacaatgatattttttctatgattataggtagaaatataataaatttcggttaataaacaaatatggGTAAGTAATCTTTAAACTATTGAGTGAAGTTAAAAGTAAAGTACTGCTGTATTCATCATTAAACCAAATGCAGTACTTCCATATAAAATTCgagattttattgaaaatgtagaataaTAAATACTGTACGTATCGGTTGGGTATAATAGTATAATAGTGTAATAGGCAACAATATGCATCGTTCGCTAAAACTTTTTAATTGGACACGCGAATTAGTTCATCAAAGATTGTGATTTAACAAGAAGAACACAACAACCCTCATACGAAAATAGGAAATTCACAAGGTGTCATGACGGATTTGACGtaagaattacaaaaaattatgaatcggTATTTAAGCTTGCAGGGAAGCTGTCTCTTCAACCTCTAGGAGGCCGAGATTATGCCGATAGGCATCACCTCAAGGTCGAGTCATATTACTAGcccatttgaaaatttttctagggaaaaaatttttaaagtatgACTTGGGCACATTCATAAAAGACAGCCGCCTTGGGGTTAGTGAATCGTAGTATTCCATCATTACCTATTTTAGATCATTCCCGGGGTTCACAATCGGTACGTTTTTTCGGTTCACATTGAAAGTCCTGGTACAAGTTAGAGCGAACGTCAATAAAatagcaacgtatcaaaatatatttttgcatcTATTTGTTTGGTCTATATCCTGAGCTACTAACAAAATGGGGTTTCACAAAATTCATTAACGTCCATTGATGAGTTAACTGTTAAGTAAAACTTGGAAGTACAAAGTAGGAGGGAGATTGCTAAGTCTATGACTCGTATGGACGTATTATTTGCTGTGGTATGAAGAAATTTACGAATTAGGAGtattatcgatttttcttttactttttttttgttgcactGTCATACAACGGTGAACACAAAGGGTACTACAGGGTAAGCTGCAGTGAGCATGTTTCCAATTATTCCTAATACTACAAAGATCCTAACTAAATTCGaactaaaacaaaatttaaataattggtATAAAAGATTAGTATGATCACTGTGAATATGATTTCTGTGAAAGACTTTGACAAATTCACTGgacaaaatgattttgaaatatattaaaaataatcaaacggGATGAGAAAGAGACGTCCGACGAAGACAATCAAATGTTGTCTTTTTCTAGATATTACGTTCCAAGGTTCTGATCGACAGCCTTGAGTGATGTTACCGAACACTCTCAAGACTTCTcataaaattgatcaattccTTCAAGAACAGTTGCAATACCTTAGATACTCAACAAAATGTCTTGTGTACAGGTAGAAAGTGCATCATCAATTTAAACTGAATATTCCTGAAGTTTTGCAAGCTTTGCTTTTTCTTCGTCTGATTCATCTCGACAAACGAAAAGTGTGTGAGATAAGCCGCATGTTACCGCGGTTATATAGAGACCTTCCAAGGCCTTAACTTCCATCGGTGTTGTTGATGATTTGCGCATTTCACCAAAGccctgaaagaatttttgttgaaatgaTTCTTTACGTTTATGCTTCACATTCAACTTATTCTCAGAGAAGTAACTCTGTCAAAAGTAGGTATCGGACATAAAGTTTACACGTCGTGAAAGTCAATTAGTATGAGCATAGACagtaaaattcaaacaaattaCCAATTCGCCAAAGGTTGGACTAGCACCCCATGCGATCACTGATTCATCAGCAGCGACAACAACACTGGTTTGGGAACATCCAACGCACCTAATTTCCCATCCAGATAGATCTTGAATTGGTTTGGGATACATGTTTGCTTCACCTGTCCGTTTAGTTTGTCCGAACATCAAAGCTGATCCATGTACATTGATTGCAATGCTATAAGTGCTTCCACAGTGAATAGATTTGATACCGCGACTTGGggggtcaaaaaattttattaatcgtGGTACTAGCTCGTCTCGCTGTTCGGCATGACCTAAGCGACCAACGCCTCCAAATCCCCAAGAAAATGCACGGTGCTTATTATCGATTGCTACTGTGTGGTGGTATCCGCAGCTAAAGTCTGTAATCTCTACACGATCCAGAGGGGTGACATGTCCGTCTTTTGCTCTCTCAACATACAAAACGATCCGTTTAGGAACCTTTTCGAAGTGAAATGCCATTTTCGTCGAAGTTATAAAGTATTTACCATCCGTATTATGGCCTAAAGCACCATATTCTGGACAACCAAAAGAATGCAGTCCGCCCTTAATGTCTAAGATCATGGAAAAATCAACACCGCATCCTATTTTAACTATGGGAGGACCAGTATACTTGATTTTCATTGCTGCGGCAATGCATGTTTCTGATTTTCCAACACCACACTGACCAAGCTTATTATCTCCAGCTGCAAAAACAATACCACGGCTGGTTAAAAACAGTGTATGATTCCGTCCACATGCTGCAGCTATTACTGTATGATCTTTTAGGGTCTCCACTTCAGTCGGTTCATCTCGACGCTTAGTGTCACCGACACCAAGTTGccctaaaaaataaaaattcacgcagaatttcaattttagaaCAAAAAAGCTACTTGTTTCTTGTTGTATGGAGTttcgtaaaattgaaaatgtataatgtatccAGCTATTAATTAATTGCCCAGCATGAGAAATAATGTTACTTCCATCCCAATGTCCAACTTAACGTAGATCTTgctgattcaaaaaattagaaactaaGATTGTGAGCTGTTAATTTcagattagaaaaatttaaccagGGCCAAGtgattaagaaaaattgtgggatataaaatttcaaaaaatccatTCTATCAGTGTGATTCCAAGAAAAAGCTTTCTGTGTCAGTTTTGTAATTTCCTAACTGTTCGCTATTCGATGAGATTATAATCGAAGCCTTTTGCTTTCACAATCATCACACTCCTCAGTAACGCACATTGTAGGTGATGCTATGGTGAAGAACTTACAAAATAGAGCAAATTAGAGTAAGAAGTTAGATATCATACCTTTATCATTCCTGCCAAATACCAAACACCTGTTATCTTCAGTGACGATGACGTTGTGCGATGCAGCAGGCCCTGATGCAACAAGTCTGACTCGAGTGCCGTTCAAGTTTTTGAAGGTGTGCGGAGTCCACAAGCTACGTCCTATGGTAGCTTTGACCCCCTTTGGAGGAGCCTTGCGCCCGCTCATATCCCAATTTGTCAAGCCACACATAGCCAGTGTTCCTGGCTTGCCCCATCCTCCctaaaaatcatatttcaaaTGATGCGTGAATTTTCCTCGTAAGTGTGATTGAAGTCTTTCCCAACATAATATTGAGGGTTAAACAATGAATGAGCATGACACTGTTATGATCTTTGGGTGGCGAaatgataggaaaaaaaagtgtcagttatatgagaataaaaagaaggacGCGATGTACCTGATTCTAAACAGTATGGCtattattttcgtaattttcatGACGATATTCAAATGTAAATAGTTACTTCCGGAGGAGGGAGCTCCGGCATTGTAGCAACAACTGCCAAATCATCGGCGTCTTCCACGGCGTCGTCCCCGTCGACATTTGAACCGGCGTCGGCGTCCTCGACGTCGGATTCATGCTCGCTTGAAATATCCTCGTCGTCGTACTCGACTTTCTTTGCCTTGCCACGACTTTTCTCAACACCCGATGGATTTTTACGCTTCGTAGACATTCTCACTCCCAcctaataatatattcaaataccaaaactgtacaaaattatttataaaattgatcTAGAGGGACGCGGTGCAAATGACATTTATTGATGTAATGGCGGTACGGATGTTGGCTAGTGTTGTACAACATTCGTACAGAACAGGGTGTACAACAAAAAACGCAGCCACCTGGTGCACAAAAATCATAACAGAGAACCACTCACAGCTATACTCGATAACTGTTGCAACACAGCGACGCATCCGTATCATCATCGAATGCTCAAGCAATTCGAGAACTCAAATTTGCGCCAAATGAGTCATCCtgtttaaatttatacatcGTAAAGTTCAGCCACGAATTCTCAACAATGGTcagaattcaattcaatactATGACCTCAGACAATGACTTACGATTAGATATCACATTGTGCACACACTGACTCTTTAGCTGCAGTAAaatgtgtaggtataatagaaTAATAGACCTTTATTATTTGAACAGGTAGATTTGTCATTAAtatcttatatattatatataatatgtattatgtaaaaCATTGGAAAATACGTTATACTAACTTGAcacaaattcattttttacacaccGTATATTTGATTGGCAATATATTTTGATATCCATGTGcagaaaattgtatttcttCCCTTCGTTGTTTCCTTGAaattaaacagttttttttcggaaatacCTGCGGGAAATTTCTAATCGAACTATTTCTGGCGGAACCTAAACCATACACACAGAAAACAGGAGTTACCAATAAATAATCGAAACAGATCAAATGGGACTTTGCCGCGAGGAAAAGCGATAAAATACTGGTTAGACATCTGGCTTCGCATGGActgaaatcaaatgaaatcaAAGCTCTCAATTTTCTGGGGAGAAATACAAGTTGGAAGAAGCATAAGATTATTgtgaaatttgtatatttacAAACTGTTTGACTTATACTATGATTTCACGTATGAGTTGGTTGCCCTGGTCTTCCATCCTCGTCCTCActtgaagaatcaattgcgtagcacagctgaaaaaaaattttttattgagagCGCGAGTCAGATTAGAAGGCGATATTTTGTTAGTTGAGGTATTGCATACTTCGTCCAGGTCAGGTCGCTTCAGAAGATCATCAAGACCAGTCAAACGTTCTAAGTAGTTAGGCTCATTGCAAGCGTCTAGGATAACGTCAAATCCTTTTTTGCGGTACTCGGTAATCAGAGGCGTAGAACAAGCAGTGCAGGCTGGAAACCTGTGTGTCACGGTTAAATGTGTTCCATAATTCCAAAGAGATCCTCGAATGGTATGTGGAACACCTCCTAGGAGACCAGCTCCTCCGTGCTCGACATCTAAGCGTGGCTCACCTCTATTGTCAGCAATCAACGCTCTTGCTTCAGCACTGCAAGAAATAATCAACTTTCATATAGGTACATGAAAAACGTCCCTGAAAATCCAATTAGATGTAAGATAAAATCAAAGACTTTGGAATATTTAGAGATTTATCAAACAGATCCTAATTCAACACCAGGAAATTGAAGGaaattgaatgattttgaTTGACAGCATTTACTTCAAAACATGTTACTAATTTGTAACGGTCTATTTTTCCCAGATTTTACAGGTTGATAACAGCTTTGTGGTCCcattgatttgaattaaacttttttttaaaactgttcACCTGTTGTAAATCTAATTACATTCGTAAGTCTCGTCATGTGTATTTAATATGTTTTGCTCCTCTCATTTTACACTATAGAACTCTAACATTGTTCCAAACAGGATGTTGTCTATAATTTAGGCTAAGCTTACTATTCTGGATGCTGAGTCAGTGAGACCATTAGTTCAACTGCAAGGCCGCCTGCAACTTGCGCTAGACCAGGACGACTCACAGTACACTGCTGATCCAGAGTTCTGTCCATTTGGGACTGAAAATTATGATTTAGTTTAAAGGCATGAAGTTGCAAACGAAAGTTTTGCAAAGAATTAACAacaagatgtaaaaaaaaacttacgttTCCAGGTTGTGTTATATCGTTACAAAAGTAACAGCCCAATTCTGCACCAGCAGGATTGTGTATTGTGAAGTCTGGAGAATCGGGTCTCATGTTATCACGTGTACCATGTCGTTGGACTGTATAAGAGTCAAATCCCAGCGCAGCATTGATCACCAATTTTCCATGAACCGCAGCCAGAAGTGTAGGTAACCATCTAGCTTCACGAGAGTCCAATAGGAGAAAAATTACATCATGTCGCGTCACAAGCTCCTCAAGCCTCTTCGCTGCTGACCTAGTTGCATCCATCATACTCGGCCCTACTACATGACCTGGCATCGGAATCTGGAGTATTACGCTCTCTACATcctaaaaaattgatgaataatcgTATAGAGGTCACAAATGTTGATGTATATTGTTCAGCTAATCGAGTGTAACAAGACTAACAGATGCCgaagttttgtttttgtaacttcgtttagaaaaaagtaatctGAATAAAGACTACTGTCTTCAATTAATTTGACTGTATCCTGTATATATTATGAGATGCACGAAAAGTGACATTTATTTCGCACCAGACTAGGATGAATTCGAAGCAAGGCATCCTTGGCTGCTTCTGCCTTGTAACGCCGTTCTACAGCATCCGTGTGAGTATAGAGACTTTGACGAACAGGATTGCTCTGTGAAACAGTGGAGCCATCAACCAAAGTCAATTTCTGAATACCCCACCCAAGGAGCACCCTGGCTACAGAACATCCCAAAGTTCCAGCACCTAATAGTAGGCAGCGTGTTTTGCTGATCTTCTCCAAATTCAATTCAGGTACTAACCGCCATTTCATCAGCTTCAAATTAAGGTTCACCGCTCTTTCCGATAGTCTGTGAGACAAGGCAGTCAATAAATCCTCTTTTTCAGAGTACTACTTACTTGAAAGACTTACTTAACAATGTCCATGGAGTCGGATAAGTCAATTATGTTGGGACCCATTTTACCACTGTGACTTCTTTCCCACCCAACGAATCGCCCTTCAAAAATAATCTCCCGAGTTTccgttttgttttcatattcctTAGCTTTCATGGTAAAAATTACAGCATCTTTAGCATCCGGTCCTCGCATGGCAATGACTTTGATAACACTGTTGAAAGATGCTTTTGGGCAATGCCAAAATAATAAGCAGAGCAAATTTCGCAAAGGCCAACCAGGTTCGGGACTGTTGCAAGGATCGTAGAAGCCAAAGTAAATCTCTTCTTCgcactgaaaatatttcatttacaaaTTACTGTTCTTGGATATGTGCAGGAAGTTTCTACTGCAATATTTAAGGCATTTCTTTCAATGTTTGCATATAATTTAGGCATCTTAACAAAGCATTTAAGGGTTTCGGACTGCTTTGCTCACCTGCTCCACACTTAAATCTGCAGTAGATTTCTTCTCGAACAAATCGATCCCTTTGCTAAGATGCTCGACATGCAAATTAGCTGATCCAGACACAAGCACGGTAAAGAATGCTTTTT
The genomic region above belongs to Diprion similis isolate iyDipSimi1 chromosome 8, iyDipSimi1.1, whole genome shotgun sequence and contains:
- the LOC124408457 gene encoding ras-related protein Rab-18-B-like, producing MDQEVLTTLKLLMIGETNVGKSSILLRFTEDEFNENMQSTVGMDYKTKQITIDGNTVKLAIWDTAGQERFRTLTPSYYRDGQGAILMFDVTDRHTFTKLETWLNELNTYCNKIDIVKMVVGNKNDLPNREVSMEEGLEFARRHQTLYIESSAKTADGVRCCFEELVEKIIQTPGLWEANSTRMYGADSLGGTRNRLGKRGVQLTDDYEPQNPYSNCYCSLV
- the LOC124408456 gene encoding pyridoxal phosphate phosphatase PHOSPHO2-like, whose protein sequence is MNRSQLHINKAIIYFKRVFSTMSRPFLVAFDFDHTIVDDNTDIVVRKLLPEEKLPESVRGMYRSDGWTAYMQRIFELLHANCINETQINDAIDNIPAVTGMEDLLERLHKSNCDIIIISDSNSIFIERWLQNKKLSHTVSRVFTNPAKYNDNGMLKIEMYHLQDWCELSTKNLCKGHILENYIKESLENGTSFERVAYVGDGRNDFCPVLRLSEKDYAFPRLNYPLLKILNEAKTNDTHQVRAHMCPWNDATQILEELLVSLE
- the LOC124408987 gene encoding protein RCC2 homolog isoform X1, with the translated sequence MSTKRKNPSGVEKSRGKAKKVEYDDEDISSEHESDVEDADAGSNVDGDDAVEDADDLAVVATMPELPPPEGGWGKPGTLAMCGLTNWDMSGRKAPPKGVKATIGRSLWTPHTFKNLNGTRVRLVASGPAASHNVIVTEDNRCLVFGRNDKGQLGVGDTKRRDEPTEVETLKDHTVIAAACGRNHTLFLTSRGIVFAAGDNKLGQCGVGKSETCIAAAMKIKYTGPPIVKIGCGVDFSMILDIKGGLHSFGCPEYGALGHNTDGKYFITSTKMAFHFEKVPKRIVLYVERAKDGHVTPLDRVEITDFSCGYHHTVAIDNKHRAFSWGFGGVGRLGHAEQRDELVPRLIKFFDPPSRGIKSIHCGSTYSIAINVHGSALMFGQTKRTGEANMYPKPIQDLSGWEIRCVGCSQTSVVVAADESVIAWGASPTFGELGFGEMRKSSTTPMEVKALEGLYITAVTCGLSHTLFVCRDESDEEKAKLAKLQEYSV
- the LOC124409136 gene encoding uncharacterized protein LOC124409136, translating into MKFGLRHLKPEDLNYFIEFGVSIQALRSHKLWNELTDESLATSLRTMGFDEKASRKIILNGMLAQSEMCLMQLMLAGVDVPGILNWQGEKIDVGARMIKFLRNLGIPEDVLQLIVQKGIDEETMEMLKDLGYMETEEEENVGMHEVIICECDLTVLESEISSVNSPHSNTNSFKSLIPKSGSSEADFEAGDTCVCSHDINSSTMSNSTSSQQTLVYCKNVHITPKTLTSSELVTERNEYLRRTVVAPLAWAMSRALQYRPSDPNHYIACQLLRWRYGNVSKTEMKTVEDYVIARTIEMDKKLMEQKRKEEEELMAKHNLEALQNIPCSPCWQNQQIHRIKERCWKCIKKWVPNYETCELPEICSSCKIDLSEISNSDTTTSSTGNNSDTQSAVQAQEVTISENKSITLDDQYRCTQNLDLSSYNRVVELYGESLNSDSYEENMQIISSTSEP
- the LOC124408987 gene encoding protein RCC2 homolog isoform X2, which produces MCGLTNWDMSGRKAPPKGVKATIGRSLWTPHTFKNLNGTRVRLVASGPAASHNVIVTEDNRCLVFGRNDKGQLGVGDTKRRDEPTEVETLKDHTVIAAACGRNHTLFLTSRGIVFAAGDNKLGQCGVGKSETCIAAAMKIKYTGPPIVKIGCGVDFSMILDIKGGLHSFGCPEYGALGHNTDGKYFITSTKMAFHFEKVPKRIVLYVERAKDGHVTPLDRVEITDFSCGYHHTVAIDNKHRAFSWGFGGVGRLGHAEQRDELVPRLIKFFDPPSRGIKSIHCGSTYSIAINVHGSALMFGQTKRTGEANMYPKPIQDLSGWEIRCVGCSQTSVVVAADESVIAWGASPTFGELGFGEMRKSSTTPMEVKALEGLYITAVTCGLSHTLFVCRDESDEEKAKLAKLQEYSV